In Candidatus Terasakiella magnetica, the following are encoded in one genomic region:
- a CDS encoding aminotransferase class I/II-fold pyridoxal phosphate-dependent enzyme, with translation MVNSSLSLLSDYPFQRLRDLLDHHATPEGLQPLAMSIGEPQHQPPKLLQEAMNDHATLWNKYPPIAGTPELRTAIKDFLDRRFALKEDFLSTENVLPVCGTREALFLVGNLLIERVAKGEEKPLVLVPNPFYQVYVGAAVMNEATPVYLPAGPENGFMPDLEAVSEEIWAKTSLLFLCSPGNPQGMVADLDYLRKALELARHHDFILLMDECYAELYDRDKPHGALGIAQETGSLKNLLVFHSLSKRSNAAGLRSGFVAGDLDLIKSFIGLRNYGGASMPLPLQAASVALWNDDEHVAENRRLYKMKIDAAERHLGSRLGFYRPAGGFFLWLDVSERWENGEAAALEIWQKCAVRVIPGEYLAKTDETGENPGTRYIRLALVHEQAIIEEAMGRIAAIL, from the coding sequence ATGGTGAATTCCTCTCTTTCCCTGCTTAGTGATTACCCTTTCCAGCGTTTGCGCGATCTTTTAGATCATCACGCCACACCTGAAGGCTTGCAACCACTTGCCATGTCGATTGGAGAGCCGCAACACCAACCGCCTAAATTGTTGCAAGAGGCCATGAATGACCATGCGACCTTGTGGAATAAATATCCCCCGATTGCCGGCACGCCTGAGTTGCGCACAGCCATTAAAGATTTTCTGGATCGTCGCTTTGCCTTGAAAGAGGATTTTTTAAGCACAGAAAACGTCCTGCCCGTATGTGGTACACGCGAAGCTTTGTTTTTAGTGGGCAATCTGTTGATTGAACGCGTGGCAAAGGGGGAAGAAAAGCCACTGGTGTTGGTACCAAATCCGTTTTACCAGGTTTATGTGGGCGCGGCTGTGATGAATGAAGCCACACCTGTTTACTTACCTGCAGGTCCTGAAAATGGCTTTATGCCGGACCTTGAAGCCGTCAGTGAGGAAATCTGGGCGAAAACCAGTTTGCTCTTTTTATGCTCACCGGGTAATCCGCAAGGCATGGTGGCTGATCTGGATTATTTGCGAAAAGCGCTGGAGCTTGCGCGCCACCATGATTTTATCTTGTTGATGGATGAATGTTATGCAGAGCTTTATGATAGAGATAAACCCCATGGGGCCTTGGGAATTGCCCAAGAAACCGGGTCTTTAAAGAATTTATTGGTGTTTCATTCTCTTTCTAAACGCTCAAACGCAGCGGGCTTGCGCTCTGGCTTTGTGGCGGGTGATCTTGATCTGATTAAATCTTTCATCGGGTTGCGCAATTATGGTGGGGCCTCCATGCCTTTGCCGTTACAAGCTGCCAGTGTTGCGCTTTGGAACGATGATGAGCATGTGGCTGAGAACCGCCGCCTTTATAAAATGAAGATTGATGCAGCAGAGCGCCATTTGGGCTCGCGTCTTGGTTTTTATCGCCCAGCAGGGGGGTTCTTCTTGTGGCTGGATGTGTCTGAGCGTTGGGAAAATGGGGAAGCCGCCGCCCTTGAGATTTGGCAAAAATGCGCAGTGCGTGTCATTCCAGGGGAATATCTTGCCAAGACAGATGAAACGGGGGAAAACCCGGGGACGCGCTATATCCGGCTTGCCCTTGTTCATGAACAAGCCATCATCGAAGAAGCCATGGGGCGCATTGCTGCGATCTTATAA
- the dapF gene encoding diaminopimelate epimerase — translation MLPFIKMHGLGNDFVVLDARETPIELSVTQVQAMADRRTGAGCDQFIVMEPAKDKKADVFMRIRNADGNEVEACGNATRCIARIMMDETGKSDVVVETVVGLLHATQAHEGSVTVNMGPARLGWEEIPTAAQCDTLNMPVTVGPLESPVGVNVGNPHAVYFVEDAESIDLVAAGPHVETHPFFPDRINVEVVSKTKEGALRMRVWERGVGITQACGTGACATVVAAVRRGVIEGRCADVVLDGGTLNIEWLENGEILMTGPASRAFSGTFHSSVYPGA, via the coding sequence ATGTTACCGTTTATTAAAATGCATGGGCTTGGCAATGATTTTGTTGTGCTGGATGCCCGCGAGACTCCGATTGAACTGAGCGTAACACAGGTGCAGGCGATGGCCGACCGACGCACAGGTGCAGGATGTGACCAATTTATCGTGATGGAACCGGCGAAAGATAAAAAGGCCGATGTGTTCATGCGTATTCGCAACGCCGATGGCAATGAGGTTGAGGCCTGTGGCAATGCCACACGCTGCATTGCGCGCATTATGATGGATGAAACAGGCAAGTCCGATGTGGTGGTGGAAACCGTTGTTGGCCTTCTTCATGCCACACAAGCCCATGAGGGTAGCGTGACGGTTAATATGGGTCCGGCCCGCCTAGGCTGGGAGGAAATCCCAACCGCAGCGCAATGCGATACCTTAAACATGCCTGTGACGGTAGGCCCGCTTGAATCCCCTGTTGGGGTGAATGTGGGAAACCCCCATGCGGTTTATTTTGTTGAAGATGCAGAAAGTATTGATCTGGTAGCTGCAGGCCCGCATGTGGAAACCCATCCGTTTTTTCCCGATCGCATTAATGTGGAAGTGGTCTCTAAAACAAAAGAGGGTGCCTTGCGCATGCGGGTATGGGAACGCGGTGTAGGGATTACCCAAGCTTGTGGCACAGGGGCATGTGCCACTGTGGTTGCAGCGGTTCGCCGTGGTGTGATTGAAGGACGCTGCGCTGATGTGGTGCTGGATGGCGGCACACTTAATATTGAATGGCTGGAAAATGGTGAGATTCTCATGACGGGTCCGGCAAGCCGTGCCTTTAGCGGGACGTTTCATTCATCGGTCTATCCGGGGGCATAG
- a CDS encoding MaoC family dehydratase, whose translation MTKTNPGNFFEDFSLGQELVHATPRTVTEGDVSLYTALYGFRHMPHSAEPYAMELGFEAMPLDDMLAFHMVFGKTVPDVSLNAVANLGYAAGRFGAPVYPGDTVRTTSTVIGLKENSNGKTGVVYVNSVGVNQKDEVVLDYVRWVMVKKKNLDAPTPEAVIPELPKVVDVDDLVIAEGLDFSKYDCELAGSPHLWEDYEVGEKIDHIDGMTIEEAEHQMATRLYQNTAKVHFDQFAAKDNRFGKRLIYGGHIISLARGLSFNGLGNAFKVAAINAGAHANPTFSGNTIFAWSEVLDKQEIKGRSDMGALRLRLVATKDQPTEGFPYKGEDGKYSPDVVLDLDYWVLMPRRG comes from the coding sequence ATGACAAAAACAAATCCGGGTAACTTCTTTGAAGATTTCTCCCTTGGTCAAGAGCTTGTTCACGCCACACCGCGCACGGTAACCGAAGGCGATGTATCTTTATATACAGCGCTTTATGGTTTTCGCCATATGCCGCATTCGGCTGAACCTTATGCCATGGAACTGGGCTTTGAAGCCATGCCACTTGATGACATGCTCGCCTTCCATATGGTTTTTGGTAAAACAGTACCGGACGTCTCCTTAAACGCAGTGGCTAACCTTGGCTATGCAGCGGGTCGTTTTGGCGCACCTGTTTATCCCGGTGATACGGTGCGCACCACCTCAACCGTGATCGGTTTGAAAGAAAACTCCAACGGCAAAACAGGCGTTGTGTATGTCAATTCAGTGGGTGTGAACCAGAAAGATGAAGTCGTTCTGGATTATGTACGCTGGGTGATGGTGAAGAAGAAAAATCTTGATGCCCCAACACCAGAAGCCGTTATTCCTGAGCTGCCAAAAGTGGTGGATGTGGATGATCTGGTTATTGCTGAAGGTCTGGATTTCTCTAAATATGATTGTGAACTGGCTGGCTCTCCTCACCTGTGGGAAGACTATGAAGTGGGCGAGAAAATCGACCATATTGATGGCATGACCATTGAGGAAGCTGAACACCAGATGGCAACGCGCTTGTATCAAAACACAGCAAAAGTTCACTTTGATCAGTTTGCCGCAAAAGATAACCGCTTTGGCAAACGCCTGATTTATGGCGGTCACATTATCTCATTGGCACGCGGCCTGTCTTTCAACGGTTTGGGCAATGCCTTTAAAGTGGCTGCGATCAATGCTGGCGCACATGCCAACCCGACTTTCTCTGGCAATACAATCTTTGCATGGTCTGAAGTGTTGGATAAGCAGGAAATCAAAGGCCGCTCTGACATGGGCGCGCTTCGTCTGCGTCTGGTTGCGACAAAAGATCAGCCAACTGAGGGCTTCCCTTATAAAGGTGAAGACGGCAAATACAGCCCAGATGTTGTTCTTGATCTAGATTACTGGGTTTTGATGCCACGTCGCGGCTAA
- a CDS encoding response regulator: protein MAKILVAEDVAEIRFAYETILSAEGHEVTTATNGKEASDFLNQSDFDLVLTDLLMPEGDGLSVASFAHKLENRPKLLVITGGGDRISPYEALKMGEFLFDVSMVKPVNAQDLLQAVRKMIN from the coding sequence ATGGCAAAGATATTAGTCGCAGAAGATGTTGCAGAAATCAGGTTTGCTTATGAAACCATACTCAGTGCGGAGGGGCATGAGGTCACCACAGCAACTAATGGCAAAGAGGCCTCGGATTTTTTAAATCAATCAGATTTTGACTTGGTTTTAACTGATCTGCTGATGCCTGAGGGAGACGGTCTTTCAGTGGCGAGTTTTGCCCATAAATTGGAAAATCGTCCCAAGCTCTTGGTCATTACCGGAGGTGGGGATCGGATCTCTCCTTATGAAGCCTTGAAAATGGGTGAGTTTTTGTTTGATGTCTCTATGGTAAAGCCTGTGAATGCGCAGGATTTACTGCAAGCCGTGCGCAAAATGATCAATTGA
- the panC gene encoding pantoate--beta-alanine ligase, with product MALATVRTVAELRAQVSEWRKNGLKVGLVPTMGALHEGHLALVKTALETCDRVIATIFVNPKQFGPNEDLETYPRTEAEDAAKLASVGGHLLFAPNVEEMYGADGGVTKVSVAGLGDIIEGEFRPGFFDGVATVVTKLLLQALPDEAFFGEKDYQQLNVIKRFSADLNIPVDIKGVPTVRESDGLAMSSRNAYLIREEREIAPVLYRTISEVSERFKVGGKAEALSKWASQQLIDAGFHKVDYILIRKADDIAQEAVKGEPIRVLAAAFLGKARLIDNVG from the coding sequence ATGGCATTGGCGACAGTCCGCACGGTTGCAGAGTTACGCGCACAAGTCAGTGAGTGGCGCAAAAATGGTCTTAAGGTTGGTTTGGTGCCAACCATGGGCGCGCTGCATGAAGGTCATTTAGCCTTGGTGAAAACAGCGCTTGAGACTTGTGATCGTGTCATCGCGACGATTTTTGTCAATCCAAAGCAATTTGGCCCCAATGAAGATTTAGAGACTTATCCACGCACAGAAGCTGAAGATGCAGCCAAGCTGGCCTCAGTTGGCGGGCATTTGCTGTTTGCGCCAAATGTTGAAGAAATGTATGGCGCAGATGGTGGGGTCACCAAAGTCAGTGTGGCTGGCCTTGGTGATATTATTGAAGGTGAGTTTCGCCCCGGTTTTTTTGATGGGGTGGCAACCGTTGTAACCAAGCTGTTGTTGCAAGCCCTGCCCGATGAGGCTTTTTTTGGCGAAAAAGACTATCAGCAGCTCAATGTTATTAAGCGTTTTAGTGCGGATTTAAATATTCCGGTTGATATTAAAGGGGTGCCAACCGTGCGCGAAAGCGATGGTCTGGCCATGTCATCGCGCAATGCCTATTTGATCCGTGAAGAACGTGAAATTGCGCCTGTGCTTTATCGAACGATCTCAGAAGTGTCTGAGCGTTTTAAAGTAGGCGGCAAGGCTGAGGCCTTGTCAAAATGGGCAAGCCAGCAATTAATTGATGCAGGTTTTCATAAGGTGGATTACATCTTGATCCGCAAGGCAGATGATATCGCGCAAGAAGCGGTCAAGGGGGAGCCCATTAGGGTCCTTGCTGCGGCTTTTCTTGGAAAAGCACGCCTGATTGATAACGTTGGATAA
- a CDS encoding MFS transporter, translating into MAGSRLQQTSWALFDFANSAFPTVITTFVFAAYFSKGIAPDEVTGTALWGYATSIAAFFIALCAPVFGAIADQSGARKPWIFLFSFLCVSGSALLWFATPEESSIVFALTCVGLATFGFEMAMVFYNAMLPGLATPGREGLLSGLSWGLGYLGGLLALALVLVLFVQNETPLFGLDKTLAEHLRISGPFVALWYSLFACALFLFVPDRQNRTPVTKAVSKGLATLKSTLKGWRDHPDIFFYLLTRMIYTDGLNTLFAFGGIYAAGTFDMAFSELIIFGIGINVTAGLGAAGFGWLDDRLGPKRVIIIALISISLIASGTLLVSDKTHFLILGLSLGLFMGPAQAASRTYMAHISPKEIRTELFGLYALSGKATAFIGPLLVGVMTEIFASQRAGMATILIFFVIGLACMRNLPDIRGQRDSI; encoded by the coding sequence ATGGCTGGAAGTCGCCTTCAACAAACCTCATGGGCCTTGTTTGATTTTGCCAATTCTGCTTTTCCCACGGTCATTACCACCTTTGTGTTTGCGGCTTATTTCTCAAAAGGCATTGCCCCTGATGAGGTCACAGGCACGGCGCTTTGGGGCTATGCCACCAGTATTGCGGCCTTTTTTATTGCTCTATGTGCCCCTGTGTTTGGCGCGATTGCGGATCAAAGCGGGGCGCGCAAGCCGTGGATTTTTCTCTTTTCCTTTTTGTGTGTGAGTGGGTCGGCCCTTTTATGGTTTGCCACACCTGAGGAAAGCTCCATTGTTTTTGCCCTAACCTGTGTGGGGCTTGCGACATTTGGCTTTGAAATGGCCATGGTGTTTTACAATGCCATGTTGCCCGGCCTTGCCACACCGGGCAGGGAGGGGCTGCTTTCAGGCCTTTCGTGGGGGCTGGGCTATTTGGGGGGCTTACTCGCGCTGGCTCTTGTTTTGGTGCTGTTTGTACAAAATGAGACGCCTTTATTTGGCCTTGATAAGACGCTGGCAGAACATTTGCGCATTTCCGGCCCGTTTGTGGCGCTATGGTACAGTTTATTTGCCTGTGCCTTATTTTTGTTTGTACCGGATCGCCAAAACCGCACGCCTGTTACAAAAGCCGTTTCCAAAGGGCTGGCAACGTTAAAATCAACCCTTAAAGGCTGGCGGGATCATCCCGATATCTTTTTCTATTTGCTCACCCGTATGATTTATACGGATGGGCTTAATACGTTGTTTGCCTTTGGTGGGATTTATGCAGCCGGCACCTTTGATATGGCTTTTAGCGAGCTGATTATTTTTGGTATTGGCATTAATGTTACCGCAGGCCTTGGTGCGGCAGGTTTTGGCTGGTTAGATGATCGTTTAGGGCCAAAGCGGGTGATTATCATTGCATTGATCTCTATTTCCCTCATTGCAAGCGGGACACTTTTGGTCAGTGATAAAACCCATTTTTTAATTTTAGGGTTAAGCTTGGGGCTGTTTATGGGGCCTGCACAAGCTGCAAGCCGGACCTATATGGCCCATATCTCGCCTAAAGAAATCAGAACAGAGCTGTTTGGCCTTTATGCCCTATCAGGTAAAGCGACAGCATTTATCGGCCCGCTGCTGGTTGGCGTGATGACTGAGATTTTTGCCTCACAACGCGCAGGCATGGCGACAATTTTGATCTTTTTTGTGATCGGGCTTGCGTGCATGCGAAACTTGCCCGATATAAGAGGGCAACGAGACTCTATTTAA
- the mtaB gene encoding tRNA (N(6)-L-threonylcarbamoyladenosine(37)-C(2))-methylthiotransferase MtaB, with amino-acid sequence MSEAKVVTLGCRLNTYESEVMRKNAEEAGLDNAVIINTCAVTGEAVRQARQTIRKMRKKDPNAKIIVTGCAAQIDPEAFAEMDEVDRVIGNKEKLEVESFLPERTELIEVTDIMEVRETAHHLIDGFDGHTRAFIEVQQGCDHRCTFCIIPFGRGPNRSVPIGEIVDRVKNLVERGYREVVLTGVDVTSYGPDLPGKPSFGQMVRRVLSNVPQLPRLRLSSLDPAAIDEDLLEVISNEPRLMPHFHLSLQSGEDMILKRMKRRHTVLDAISLCDEIKKRRPDAVFGADIIAGFPTEDEAMFATTMETLARCNITFAHVFPYSSREGTPAARMPQVPGDVRKARAAKIRALGEAALDEFMAERVGKTVSVLVEKNNAGHCEHYCPVQLTDDVDAGQIVAAKIVKIQDGSLIGERVLND; translated from the coding sequence GTGTCTGAAGCCAAAGTTGTCACATTGGGATGCCGGCTCAATACCTATGAGTCTGAGGTTATGCGCAAAAACGCCGAGGAGGCCGGCCTTGATAATGCGGTGATCATCAACACTTGCGCGGTTACGGGTGAAGCCGTGCGCCAAGCGCGCCAGACCATTCGTAAAATGCGCAAAAAAGACCCCAATGCCAAAATCATTGTGACAGGTTGTGCCGCTCAAATCGATCCAGAAGCCTTTGCTGAAATGGATGAGGTTGATCGTGTCATTGGCAATAAGGAAAAGCTCGAAGTTGAAAGCTTTTTGCCAGAGCGCACAGAGCTGATTGAAGTCACCGATATTATGGAAGTGCGCGAAACGGCTCATCACCTCATTGATGGGTTTGATGGGCATACGCGCGCCTTTATTGAGGTGCAGCAAGGCTGTGATCACCGCTGTACTTTTTGCATTATTCCTTTTGGGCGCGGTCCTAATCGCTCTGTCCCTATTGGCGAAATTGTCGATCGGGTTAAAAATCTGGTGGAGCGTGGCTATCGTGAGGTGGTGCTTACGGGTGTGGATGTGACTTCATATGGGCCGGACCTGCCCGGTAAACCCAGCTTTGGTCAGATGGTGCGCCGTGTGCTGAGTAATGTGCCGCAATTACCGCGCTTGCGCCTAAGCTCGCTTGACCCCGCAGCCATTGATGAGGATTTGCTTGAGGTTATTTCAAATGAGCCGCGTTTGATGCCGCATTTTCATCTCAGCCTGCAATCTGGTGAGGATATGATTTTAAAACGCATGAAACGCCGCCATACGGTGTTAGATGCGATCTCACTGTGTGATGAGATCAAAAAACGTCGCCCTGATGCGGTATTTGGTGCAGATATCATTGCAGGTTTTCCCACTGAAGATGAGGCCATGTTTGCCACAACCATGGAAACCTTGGCGCGCTGTAACATCACCTTTGCCCATGTTTTTCCTTATTCATCGCGCGAAGGCACGCCCGCTGCGCGCATGCCGCAAGTCCCGGGTGATGTGCGAAAAGCGCGTGCTGCAAAAATCCGCGCGTTGGGCGAGGCGGCTTTAGATGAATTTATGGCAGAACGTGTTGGTAAAACTGTCTCTGTACTGGTAGAAAAAAACAACGCAGGCCATTGTGAACATTATTGTCCGGTTCAATTGACAGATGATGTGGATGCAGGCCAAATCGTTGCTGCAAAAATTGTGAAAATTCAAGATGGTAGTCTTATTGGGGAACGGGTTTTAAATGACTGA
- the ftsY gene encoding signal recognition particle-docking protein FtsY yields MTETDQKGWMSRLKEGLSKSSDKLTGGVFTKKKLDEEALEDLEDTLIMSDMGLESAAKIVKGIAKTRFGKDLSDQELKAAIAEEIEPILEPVNTEWEINVHHKPHVVLVCGVNGSGKTTSIGKIAGLFKQQDLKVMLAAGDTFRAAAVEQLKVWGERAGVPVVAKETGADAPALAFDAVKEAQKQEIDVLLIDTAGRLQNKSHLMDELEKIVRVIKKVDESAPHDTILVLDAGVGQNAHSQVELFDKVTNVTGIILTKLDGTAKGGIAVSLAEKFNKPIFAIGVGEGAEDLQPFDAKDYTRALVGLNEEAGE; encoded by the coding sequence ATGACTGAAACAGATCAAAAAGGTTGGATGTCGCGCCTCAAAGAAGGTTTAAGCAAATCTTCTGATAAATTGACAGGCGGTGTCTTCACCAAGAAAAAGCTGGATGAAGAGGCCTTAGAAGACCTTGAAGATACATTGATCATGTCTGATATGGGTCTGGAAAGTGCAGCCAAGATCGTTAAAGGCATTGCCAAGACCCGTTTTGGTAAAGACTTGAGCGATCAAGAACTTAAAGCCGCCATTGCCGAAGAGATTGAACCGATCTTGGAACCGGTAAATACGGAATGGGAAATCAACGTTCATCATAAACCCCATGTGGTGTTGGTCTGTGGAGTTAATGGGTCTGGTAAAACCACCTCCATTGGTAAAATCGCAGGTCTGTTTAAACAACAAGACTTAAAAGTCATGCTGGCTGCGGGCGATACGTTTCGCGCCGCCGCTGTTGAACAGCTCAAAGTCTGGGGGGAGCGCGCAGGCGTACCCGTGGTTGCCAAAGAAACAGGTGCTGATGCCCCAGCCTTGGCCTTTGATGCGGTGAAAGAAGCCCAAAAACAAGAAATCGATGTGTTGTTGATTGATACCGCAGGGCGTTTACAAAATAAATCCCACTTGATGGACGAGCTTGAAAAAATTGTTCGCGTCATCAAGAAAGTCGATGAAAGCGCGCCGCATGATACTATTTTGGTGTTAGATGCAGGCGTGGGTCAAAACGCCCATTCCCAAGTTGAACTATTTGATAAAGTCACCAATGTGACAGGTATTATCCTGACCAAACTGGATGGCACAGCCAAAGGCGGGATTGCGGTCTCCTTGGCTGAGAAATTCAATAAACCGATCTTTGCCATTGGTGTGGGCGAGGGGGCTGAAGACTTACAACCCTTTGATGCCAAAGACTATACCCGCGCTTTAGTGGGATTGAATGAAGAGGCTGGCGAGTAA
- a CDS encoding DUF1848 domain-containing protein, whose protein sequence is MIISASRRTDIPAFYSKWFINRLRAGFVQTRNPFNYHQVKKVSLLPQDVDCIVFWTRNPAPLMDHLGELDDLKIPYYFHYTITGYPRALERKTPKLDQAIETFQALSERIGPERVIWRYDPILLSNLVQPQDHMKVFGTIAGKLKGHSQRAVISMADFYTKTERNLDKIEGLNYDNLRLHNNLLEEFINQFKNEADRNGLTLYSCAEESDLECFGISAGQCIDEGLISRFTELKVRFKKDSGQRKNCGCVKSVDIGAYNSCLHGCEYCYATYNQNRALTNAKKHDPESPFLIE, encoded by the coding sequence ATGATCATCAGCGCGTCCAGACGCACCGATATTCCCGCCTTTTATAGCAAATGGTTTATCAATCGTCTGCGTGCAGGCTTTGTGCAAACGCGCAATCCGTTTAATTATCATCAGGTAAAGAAGGTCTCGCTTTTACCACAAGACGTGGATTGCATCGTTTTTTGGACCCGCAATCCCGCGCCTTTGATGGATCATTTAGGTGAGCTGGATGATCTGAAAATACCCTATTATTTCCATTACACCATTACCGGATACCCCCGCGCGCTGGAGAGGAAAACCCCCAAGCTAGATCAAGCCATTGAGACCTTTCAGGCCTTATCTGAGCGCATTGGCCCAGAGCGCGTTATTTGGCGTTATGATCCTATTTTGTTGTCAAACTTGGTACAACCCCAAGACCATATGAAGGTCTTTGGTACAATTGCAGGAAAGCTTAAAGGCCATAGTCAACGTGCGGTTATCAGCATGGCAGACTTTTATACCAAAACAGAGCGTAATCTGGATAAAATTGAGGGCTTAAATTATGATAATTTAAGATTGCATAATAACCTATTGGAAGAATTTATTAATCAATTTAAAAATGAGGCTGATAGGAATGGATTGACCCTGTATTCCTGCGCGGAAGAAAGCGATTTAGAGTGTTTTGGGATCAGTGCAGGTCAATGTATTGATGAAGGGCTTATAAGTAGATTTACTGAGCTAAAGGTCAGATTTAAAAAAGATTCTGGGCAACGTAAAAATTGTGGCTGTGTGAAATCTGTTGATATCGGGGCCTATAATAGCTGCCTTCATGGCTGTGAATATTGCTATGCCACCTATAATCAGAATCGCGCCCTGACAAATGCAAAAAAGCATGACCCTGAAAGTCCATTTTTGATTGAATAA